One segment of Pandoraea pnomenusa DNA contains the following:
- a CDS encoding formate dehydrogenase subunit gamma, producing the protein MSYERSDRTGDKGDLIERYNASERINHWIVAGTFILLALSGLALFHPSMFWLTNLFGGGPWTRVLHPFVGVVMFVAFVWLALRLARYNKFESRDAEWMKKIGDVLENREENLPEVGRYNAGQKLLFYVMVLCMIGLLLSGIVIWRAYFAFYFPIWAIRLASDVHAVCAFVLICGIITHIYAAIWIKGSVRAMTRGTVTRGWAWKHHRAWYKQLNK; encoded by the coding sequence ATGTCGTATGAACGAAGCGATCGTACGGGAGACAAGGGCGATCTGATCGAGCGCTACAACGCCTCGGAGCGTATCAATCACTGGATCGTCGCGGGCACGTTCATCCTGCTCGCGCTCTCCGGGCTGGCGCTGTTCCATCCGTCCATGTTCTGGCTCACCAACCTGTTCGGAGGCGGTCCCTGGACACGCGTGCTGCATCCGTTCGTCGGTGTGGTGATGTTCGTCGCGTTCGTGTGGCTCGCACTGCGGCTTGCCCGCTATAACAAGTTCGAGTCGCGCGACGCCGAGTGGATGAAGAAGATCGGCGACGTGCTCGAGAACCGCGAGGAGAATCTGCCGGAGGTCGGGCGCTACAACGCCGGCCAAAAGTTGCTTTTCTACGTGATGGTGCTGTGCATGATCGGCCTGCTGCTCTCGGGCATCGTGATCTGGCGTGCCTACTTCGCGTTCTACTTTCCGATCTGGGCGATTCGTCTGGCGTCGGATGTTCACGCGGTGTGTGCATTCGTGTTGATTTGCGGCATCATTACGCACATCTACGCGGCGATCTGGATCAAGGGTTCCGTGCGCGCCATGACGCGCGGAACCGTCACCCGCGGCTGGGCGTGGAAGCACCATCGCGCCTGGTACAAGCAGCTCAACAAATAA
- the fdxH gene encoding formate dehydrogenase subunit beta, whose translation MALQSLDIKRRSATTLPSPSEREAYTGDVAKLIDVTKCIGCKACQTACMEWNDLRDEVGTNVGVYDNPADLTSDSWTLMRFTEYENPKGDLEWLIRKDGCMHCEDPGCLKACPSPGAIVQYANGIVDFHEEACIGCGYCITGCPFNIPRISQKDHKAYKCTLCSDRVSVGLEPACVKTCPTGAIMFGTKDAMKDQAAERIEDLKTRGFDNAGLYDPAGVGGTHVMYVLHHADKPSLYHGLPDDPRISPMVTFWKGIAKPLGVAAMALTAIAGFFHYIKTGPNETTEEDEEAARRYDASRKGSGPDGQKGAITHEEV comes from the coding sequence ATGGCATTGCAATCTCTGGATATCAAACGGCGCTCGGCAACCACGCTGCCGTCACCCTCGGAGCGCGAGGCGTACACGGGTGACGTCGCCAAACTCATCGACGTCACCAAGTGCATCGGCTGCAAGGCGTGCCAGACCGCCTGCATGGAGTGGAACGACCTGCGCGATGAGGTGGGCACGAACGTCGGCGTGTACGACAACCCGGCCGATCTGACGTCCGATTCGTGGACGCTCATGCGCTTTACCGAGTACGAAAACCCGAAGGGCGACCTCGAGTGGCTCATCCGCAAGGATGGCTGCATGCACTGCGAGGACCCGGGCTGCCTGAAGGCATGCCCGTCGCCCGGGGCGATCGTGCAGTACGCGAACGGCATCGTCGACTTCCATGAAGAGGCGTGCATCGGTTGCGGGTACTGCATCACCGGCTGCCCGTTCAACATTCCTCGCATCTCGCAGAAGGATCACAAGGCATACAAGTGCACCCTGTGTTCCGATCGCGTGTCCGTGGGGCTCGAACCGGCGTGCGTGAAGACCTGCCCGACCGGCGCGATCATGTTCGGCACCAAGGACGCGATGAAGGATCAGGCGGCCGAGCGCATCGAGGACCTGAAGACCCGGGGCTTCGACAACGCGGGGCTGTACGATCCGGCCGGCGTGGGCGGCACGCACGTCATGTATGTGCTGCACCATGCCGACAAGCCGTCGCTCTATCACGGCCTGCCGGACGATCCGCGCATCAGCCCGATGGTCACGTTCTGGAAAGGCATCGCCAAGCCGCTGGGGGTCGCCGCCATGGCGCTCACGGCGATTGCCGGCTTCTTCCACTACATCAAGACCGGCCCGAACGAGACGACCGAGGAGGATGAAGAAGCGGCGCGCCGCTACGACGCGTCGCGCAAGGGTAGCGGGCCCGATGGACAGAAGGGCGCCATCACGCACGAGGAGGTCTGA
- the fdnG gene encoding formate dehydrogenase-N subunit alpha, which yields MLNMSRRQFLKVSGATLAGSSLAMLGFAPDAALAEVRQFKLARATETRNTCPYCSVACGLLMYSYGDGAKNAKKSVFHIEGDPDHPVNRGTLCPKGASLIDFIHSPNRLTHPEYRKPGSDKWERISWDDALDRIAKLMKDDRDANFVEKTDDGLTVNRWLTTGMLAASASSNEVGYLTHKVIRSTGMLGFDNQARVUHGPTVAGLAPTFGRGAMTNHWVDIKNADLVLIMGGNAAEAHPCGFKWVTEAKAHNKARLIVVDPRFNRSASVADYYAPIRTGTDIVFLGGLINYLLTNDKIQHEYVKNYTDFTFLVKDEFAFEDGLYSGYNAEKRTYDRSSWDYQKGADGYVLTDPTLQHPRTVFQLMKQHYSRYTIETVERVCGTPAEKVEHIYQQIAECSTPTRTMTIMYALGWTQHSIGSQMIRTGAMVQLLLGNIGVAGGGMNALRGHSNIQGLTDLGLMTDLLPGYMTLPKQAEQTLEQYLTPRTQKPLRPNQLSYWQNYPKFYVSLMKAWWGDAATAENQWGYDYLPKLDKPYDLLQVLELMNQGKMTGYIAQGFNPIAAAPAKFKWDQALAKLKFLVVMDPLATETSEFWKNFGEHNNVDSSKIQTEVFRLPTTCFAEEDGALVNSGRWLQWHWKGAEPPGEARTDIEIMTGLFLRLREMYKTQGGKYPDPIVNLSWPYARPESPSPEEIAKEYNGRALKDLVDPKDPTKVTRKAGEQLAGFAELKDDGSTSSGCWIFAGAWTQAGNQMARRDNSDPTGIGQTLNWAWAWPANRRILYNRASSDLAGKPFNPKHKLVYWNGKVWTGSDVPDFKIDEDPAGGMSPFIMNPEGVARFFAKGAMAEGPFPEHYEPFETPLGYNPLHPKQPKATSNPGARVFPDDLATMGTADKFPYVATTYRLTEHFHYWTKHALLNSIIQPEQFVEIGEALAKEIGVAAGDMVKVTSNRGFIKARAVVTKRIRALKVEGKTIHHVGIPIHWGFKGLTKPGFLANTLTPIVGDGNSQTPEFKSFLVKVEKA from the coding sequence ATGCTAAATATGTCCAGGCGCCAGTTCCTCAAAGTGAGTGGCGCAACGCTGGCAGGGTCCAGCCTGGCGATGCTCGGGTTCGCGCCCGACGCGGCGCTGGCGGAAGTCCGCCAGTTCAAGCTCGCGCGCGCGACCGAAACGCGCAACACTTGTCCGTACTGTTCCGTGGCCTGCGGCCTGCTCATGTACAGCTACGGCGACGGTGCGAAGAACGCGAAGAAGAGCGTTTTTCACATCGAAGGCGACCCGGACCATCCGGTCAATCGCGGCACGCTGTGCCCGAAGGGGGCCAGTCTCATCGACTTCATCCACAGCCCGAACCGTCTCACCCACCCGGAATACCGCAAGCCCGGCTCCGACAAGTGGGAGCGGATTTCGTGGGACGATGCGCTCGACCGCATTGCGAAGCTGATGAAGGACGACCGCGACGCCAACTTTGTCGAGAAGACGGACGATGGCCTGACGGTCAACCGGTGGCTGACGACGGGCATGCTTGCCGCGTCGGCATCGAGCAACGAGGTCGGTTACCTCACGCACAAAGTCATCCGCAGTACCGGGATGCTGGGATTCGACAACCAGGCACGTGTCTGACACGGCCCGACGGTGGCAGGTCTTGCCCCGACGTTTGGCCGTGGCGCGATGACGAACCATTGGGTCGACATCAAGAACGCGGATCTGGTACTCATCATGGGCGGCAACGCGGCCGAGGCACACCCGTGCGGTTTCAAATGGGTGACCGAGGCGAAGGCGCACAACAAGGCGCGCCTGATCGTGGTCGACCCGCGCTTCAACCGTTCGGCATCGGTCGCGGATTACTACGCCCCGATCCGTACCGGCACGGATATCGTCTTCCTCGGCGGGCTGATCAATTACCTGCTCACGAACGACAAGATCCAGCATGAATACGTCAAGAACTACACCGATTTCACCTTCCTGGTGAAAGACGAGTTCGCGTTCGAAGACGGTCTTTACTCGGGCTACAACGCCGAAAAGCGCACCTACGACAGGAGCTCCTGGGACTATCAGAAGGGCGCGGACGGCTATGTGCTGACCGACCCCACGCTGCAACACCCGCGCACGGTGTTCCAGCTCATGAAGCAGCATTACTCGCGCTACACGATCGAGACGGTCGAGCGCGTATGCGGCACGCCGGCCGAGAAGGTCGAGCACATCTACCAGCAGATCGCCGAGTGCTCCACCCCCACGCGCACCATGACCATCATGTATGCGCTGGGCTGGACACAGCACTCGATCGGTTCGCAGATGATTCGCACCGGCGCGATGGTGCAGCTGCTGCTGGGCAATATCGGCGTGGCGGGCGGCGGCATGAACGCGCTGCGCGGTCACTCGAACATCCAGGGGCTGACCGACCTGGGGCTGATGACCGACCTGCTGCCGGGCTACATGACCTTGCCCAAGCAGGCCGAGCAGACCCTCGAGCAATACCTGACGCCACGCACCCAGAAGCCGCTGCGTCCGAACCAGCTCAGCTACTGGCAGAACTACCCGAAGTTCTACGTGAGCCTGATGAAGGCCTGGTGGGGCGACGCGGCGACCGCCGAGAATCAATGGGGCTATGACTACCTGCCCAAGCTCGACAAGCCGTACGACCTGCTGCAGGTTCTCGAGCTGATGAACCAGGGCAAGATGACCGGCTACATCGCGCAGGGCTTCAACCCGATCGCGGCGGCGCCGGCCAAGTTCAAGTGGGACCAGGCGCTGGCCAAGCTCAAGTTCCTGGTCGTCATGGACCCGCTGGCGACCGAGACGTCGGAGTTCTGGAAGAACTTTGGCGAGCACAACAACGTCGACTCCAGCAAGATCCAGACAGAGGTGTTCCGTCTGCCTACGACCTGCTTCGCCGAGGAAGACGGCGCGCTCGTCAACTCCGGGCGCTGGCTGCAATGGCACTGGAAGGGGGCCGAGCCGCCGGGCGAGGCACGCACCGACATCGAGATCATGACCGGGTTGTTCCTGCGCCTGCGCGAGATGTACAAGACGCAGGGCGGCAAGTACCCGGACCCGATCGTGAACCTGTCGTGGCCCTACGCACGGCCGGAGAGCCCGTCGCCCGAAGAGATCGCCAAGGAGTACAACGGCCGTGCGCTCAAGGACCTCGTCGATCCGAAGGATCCGACCAAGGTCACGCGCAAGGCGGGCGAACAGCTCGCGGGCTTCGCGGAACTGAAGGATGACGGCAGCACGTCGTCCGGATGCTGGATCTTCGCCGGTGCGTGGACGCAGGCGGGCAACCAGATGGCGCGTCGTGACAATAGCGATCCGACCGGCATCGGCCAGACACTGAACTGGGCGTGGGCGTGGCCCGCGAACCGTCGCATCCTCTACAACCGTGCGTCGTCGGACCTTGCGGGCAAGCCTTTCAATCCGAAGCACAAGCTCGTGTACTGGAACGGCAAGGTCTGGACAGGGTCCGACGTGCCGGACTTCAAGATCGACGAAGACCCGGCCGGCGGCATGAGTCCATTCATCATGAACCCCGAGGGCGTTGCACGGTTCTTCGCGAAGGGTGCCATGGCGGAAGGGCCGTTCCCCGAGCATTACGAGCCGTTCGAGACGCCGCTGGGTTACAACCCGCTGCATCCGAAGCAGCCCAAGGCCACGAGCAATCCGGGCGCCCGCGTGTTCCCGGACGATCTGGCCACGATGGGCACCGCCGACAAGTTCCCGTATGTCGCGACCACGTACCGTCTGACCGAGCATTTCCACTACTGGACCAAGCACGCGTTGCTCAACTCGATCATCCAGCCGGAGCAATTCGTCGAGATCGGCGAGGCGCTGGCCAAGGAGATCGGGGTGGCCGCGGGCGACATGGTCAAGGTGACGTCCAACCGCGGCTTCATCAAGGCGCGCGCGGTCGTGACCAAGCGCATTCGCGCGCTCAAGGTGGAAGGCAAGACGATTCACCACGTGGGCATTCCGATTCACTGGGGCTTCAAGGGACTGACCAAACCCGGGTTCCTCGCGAACACGCTCACGCCCATCGTGGGCGACGGCAATTCGCAGACACCGGAGTTCAAGTCGTTCCTGGTGAAGGTCGAGAAGGCATAA
- a CDS encoding paraquat-inducible protein A has product MTDLIACPNCDTLHRRTDLPPRETARCVRCHSVLYRAPDLRLSRVLALTLTCLIVFAIANAFPIVEIEVQGIYTETTLVGAAWALYREGMWLVALLVFATTVLFPLSQLVALVHLIAPLSVGRRPYAVFHVMRAIEFCRPWGMIEVFMLGVLVSLVKLSAMASVLPGIALWAFGALTVLLAMVLSYDLRNLWLVIDHTPDPNAPGAAPSRVPR; this is encoded by the coding sequence GTGACGGACCTGATCGCCTGTCCGAACTGCGACACGCTGCACCGCCGCACGGACTTGCCGCCGCGCGAGACGGCGCGATGCGTGCGCTGTCACTCGGTGCTTTACCGCGCCCCCGACCTGCGCCTCTCGCGGGTGCTCGCGCTCACCCTGACCTGCTTGATCGTGTTCGCCATCGCGAACGCCTTCCCGATCGTCGAAATCGAGGTGCAGGGCATCTACACCGAAACCACGCTCGTGGGCGCCGCCTGGGCCCTGTATCGCGAAGGCATGTGGCTGGTCGCGCTGCTGGTCTTCGCCACGACCGTGCTCTTCCCGCTCTCGCAACTGGTTGCCCTGGTGCACCTGATCGCGCCGCTGTCGGTCGGCCGTCGGCCGTACGCGGTGTTCCATGTGATGCGCGCCATCGAATTCTGCCGGCCGTGGGGCATGATCGAGGTCTTCATGCTTGGCGTGCTCGTCTCGCTGGTCAAACTCTCGGCCATGGCGAGCGTGCTGCCGGGCATTGCGCTGTGGGCATTCGGCGCGCTCACCGTGTTGCTCGCCATGGTGCTGTCGTACGATCTGCGCAATCTGTGGCTGGTCATCGACCACACGCCGGACCCGAATGCGCCCGGTGCCGCCCCGTCGCGGGTGCCGCGATGA
- a CDS encoding paraquat-inducible protein A — MKYLSAKAAGLVACTVCGRLSREVKTVEKERCPRCGAVLHQRKVDSLARTWALLIAAAILYIPANVLPMMQTRSLLGNSSDTIMSGVIYFWTSGEYDLAIVVFTASILVPMLKLIALSLLCFTAQRGARWKPHQRTRLYHMIEFIGRWSMLDVFVVALMVALVNIQSLAVIQAGPGIVAFGSVVVLTMLASMQFDPRLIWDQIRDDDTEQDDHD, encoded by the coding sequence ATGAAATATCTCTCGGCCAAGGCCGCCGGACTTGTCGCCTGCACCGTTTGCGGGCGACTCTCCCGCGAGGTGAAGACCGTGGAGAAGGAACGGTGCCCGCGCTGCGGCGCCGTGCTGCACCAACGCAAGGTGGACAGCCTTGCGCGCACGTGGGCCTTGCTCATCGCGGCGGCGATCCTGTACATTCCCGCCAACGTACTGCCCATGATGCAGACGCGCTCGCTGCTCGGAAATTCGAGCGACACGATCATGAGCGGTGTCATCTATTTCTGGACCAGCGGCGAGTACGATCTGGCCATCGTCGTGTTCACGGCGAGCATTCTCGTACCGATGCTCAAGCTCATTGCCCTGTCGCTGCTGTGCTTCACCGCGCAGCGCGGCGCGCGCTGGAAACCGCATCAACGCACCAGGCTGTATCACATGATCGAGTTCATCGGCCGCTGGTCGATGCTCGATGTCTTCGTCGTCGCGCTGATGGTGGCGCTCGTCAACATTCAGTCGCTGGCCGTCATCCAGGCCGGCCCGGGCATCGTGGCGTTCGGCTCCGTGGTCGTGCTCACGATGTTGGCCTCCATGCAGTTCGATCCCCGGCTGATCTGGGATCAGATTCGCGACGACGATACCGAACAGGACGACCATGACTGA
- a CDS encoding PqiB family protein: MTEPNDPQAPKAPPPEASELPTPTIEPRKRWAPSLVWLIPLVAAVIGLSLVAKALIERGPTVVIDFKTAEGLEAGKTKVKYKEVDIGTVKNIELSDDLSHVRVTVDLTKNAKRFAVKDSRWWVVRPRVAGGSVSGLSTLLSGAYIGADAGKSRESVSHFTGLEVPPVVSSGQPGKPFVLHASDVGSLDIGSPIYYRRIQVGQVEAYSLDPDGKGVTLRIFVQAPYDQYVGSNTRFWHASGIDLRLDSSGFQVNTQSLASVVIGGIAFQAPNDAGAGVMAKAGQEFRLAPDEATAMKAPDTHPVTVVFRFQQSLRGLVVGAPVDFRGITLGEVTSIGVEFDAATKQINMPVTVMVYPDRLRRRDPKNNLPPNELASRQILNALVSRGLRGQLRTGNLLTGQLYVALDFFPNAKPAKAEEVDNVLVMPTVPNTLDQLQLQIADIASKLDKIPFDSIGQNLDASLRKLDKTLESAQGLFRQLDNEIAPEAKATLGEAKKSFGAAERTLSEDSPVQQDVRQAMQELTRTLRSLNTLADYLQQHPEALLRGKPKDPQP; encoded by the coding sequence ATGACTGAACCGAACGACCCGCAAGCCCCGAAGGCGCCGCCGCCCGAGGCAAGCGAGCTGCCGACACCGACCATCGAGCCGCGCAAGCGCTGGGCGCCGTCGCTCGTCTGGCTGATTCCGCTGGTAGCCGCCGTGATCGGGCTCTCGCTCGTGGCCAAGGCGCTCATCGAGCGCGGGCCGACCGTCGTCATCGACTTCAAGACCGCCGAGGGCCTGGAGGCGGGCAAGACCAAGGTCAAGTACAAGGAAGTCGACATCGGCACGGTCAAGAACATCGAACTCTCCGACGATCTCTCGCACGTGCGTGTGACGGTGGATCTGACCAAGAACGCCAAGCGCTTCGCCGTCAAGGACTCGCGCTGGTGGGTGGTGCGCCCGCGCGTGGCCGGCGGCAGCGTCTCCGGTCTGTCGACATTGCTCTCGGGCGCCTACATCGGTGCCGATGCCGGCAAGTCCAGGGAATCGGTCTCCCATTTCACCGGCCTGGAGGTGCCGCCGGTGGTCTCCAGCGGGCAGCCCGGCAAGCCGTTCGTGCTGCACGCGAGCGACGTTGGCTCGCTCGACATTGGGTCACCGATCTATTACCGCCGCATTCAGGTCGGTCAGGTCGAAGCCTATTCGCTCGACCCGGACGGCAAGGGCGTGACGCTGCGCATTTTCGTGCAGGCGCCGTATGACCAGTACGTCGGTTCGAACACCCGCTTCTGGCATGCGAGCGGTATCGACCTGCGGCTCGACTCGAGCGGCTTCCAGGTCAACACACAATCGCTGGCGTCGGTGGTCATCGGCGGCATCGCCTTCCAGGCGCCCAACGATGCGGGCGCGGGCGTGATGGCGAAGGCGGGTCAGGAATTCCGGCTCGCGCCCGACGAGGCCACGGCCATGAAGGCCCCGGACACGCATCCGGTCACGGTGGTGTTCCGCTTCCAGCAGTCGCTGCGCGGCCTCGTCGTGGGCGCTCCGGTGGACTTCCGTGGCATTACGCTCGGCGAAGTCACGTCGATCGGGGTCGAATTCGACGCGGCCACCAAGCAGATCAACATGCCGGTCACCGTGATGGTATACCCGGACCGTCTGCGCCGCCGCGACCCGAAGAACAACCTTCCGCCCAACGAACTCGCCAGCCGCCAGATCCTCAACGCGCTGGTCTCGCGGGGCCTGCGCGGGCAATTGCGCACAGGCAACCTGCTCACCGGTCAGTTGTACGTGGCGCTCGACTTTTTCCCGAATGCAAAGCCGGCCAAGGCCGAAGAAGTCGACAACGTGCTCGTCATGCCGACAGTGCCCAACACGCTCGACCAGTTGCAGCTCCAGATCGCCGACATCGCCAGCAAGCTCGACAAGATTCCGTTCGACAGCATCGGCCAGAATCTCGACGCGTCGCTGCGTAAGCTCGACAAGACGCTCGAGAGCGCGCAAGGGCTGTTCCGTCAGCTCGACAATGAAATCGCGCCCGAGGCGAAGGCCACCCTGGGCGAGGCGAAGAAGAGCTTCGGCGCCGCCGAGCGCACGCTTTCCGAAGACTCGCCAGTTCAGCAGGACGTGCGTCAGGCCATGCAGGAACTGACCAGGACGCTGCGCTCGCTCAACACGCTCGCCGATTACTTGCAGCAGCATCCCGAGGCATTGCTGCGCGGCAAACCGAAGGATCCGCAACCATGA
- a CDS encoding PqiC family protein, with protein MTRPNEMIRSPRQRAARRPTGLRALAVLASTLAAALAGCASPTPTFYTLSDAPGLPGTPTASGTSGTSGTSGARTIGAEAPAAPYAVEVSPVAVPEQVDRPQIVITRGGGRVDILEASRWSAPLKTELTSTISRDLTQRLGAMDVYGLPRADGLTVYRVSTSVQRFESVPGEQAALTAVWSVRRAPGDLVLTCRFAGTEPASGGVAEVVAAQRKLVDRLAEGISRAIATSAQGAGSTPRCQD; from the coding sequence ATGACCAGGCCGAACGAGATGATTCGCAGCCCGCGCCAACGCGCCGCCCGACGGCCGACAGGCCTTCGCGCCCTCGCCGTGCTCGCCTCGACGCTTGCCGCCGCGCTCGCCGGCTGCGCGTCGCCCACGCCCACGTTCTACACGCTCAGCGATGCGCCCGGCCTCCCCGGCACGCCCACGGCTTCCGGCACTTCCGGCACTTCCGGCACTTCCGGCGCCCGGACGATCGGCGCCGAGGCGCCGGCCGCGCCATACGCTGTTGAAGTCTCGCCCGTTGCCGTGCCGGAGCAGGTCGACCGGCCGCAGATCGTCATCACGCGCGGCGGCGGTCGCGTGGATATTCTGGAGGCGTCGCGCTGGTCGGCACCGCTCAAGACCGAACTCACCTCGACGATCTCGCGAGACCTGACGCAGCGCCTTGGCGCGATGGATGTTTACGGGCTGCCGCGCGCCGACGGTCTGACCGTATACCGTGTGTCGACTTCGGTGCAGCGGTTCGAGTCCGTCCCTGGCGAGCAGGCTGCACTGACGGCCGTGTGGAGTGTTCGCCGCGCGCCGGGCGACCTCGTGCTCACGTGCCGTTTCGCGGGCACCGAGCCCGCCAGCGGCGGCGTGGCGGAGGTGGTTGCGGCCCAGCGCAAGCTCGTCGACCGGCTGGCCGAAGGGATTAGCCGCGCCATCGCGACCAGTGCCCAGGGGGCGGGATCCACACCTCGCTGCCAGGACTGA
- a CDS encoding ATP-binding response regulator: protein MPVSLAGSFLTVWLIVAVLHEVFPLRDLLLWAGAQAVLTLWRASALVMYPGVRRRRKERASRADTGGVDIAAVRRWDWRVRVGSLAAGLLWGVPLAVWLWQAPAAQQTFLIVGLLTLGTGAIYAYCIHPPVLLAFEVPYYAPSFVALAALGGTIPTTLAVAGSVYLAVTFAFAYRMYLTQIDSLSMRFENDDLMARLAVERDAAERSNLAKSRFLAAASHDLRQPVHALSLYVGVLREQQLNARSRQLVDHIGRATLAMGQLFDGLLNISRLDAGVIQPKPRTLRLAPIIDQLQLEYAPQAAAKGLILRVHAARNSEAVAVRSDPVLLERVLRNLLDNAIRHTMRGGVLIGWRRRGPHILIEVWDTGVGISDTDLDKIFLEFHQVGNPERDRSKGLGLGLAIVRRTADLLDHPLTVRSVPERGSVFRLRVPIADAQAVRPAHEAPSGGLSSHDRSGQNDGPLICVIEDDAENLHGLCLLLDTWGYRTVRGASGEEIVLAAVAARARPALIVSDFRLRDHETGIDAIDRLHEEFGDDSIPAILMSGDTDPQRLVEASARAWPLLHKPVDAQLLRRTIEQTLGAQSSPQDIVRDA, encoded by the coding sequence TTGCCGGTCTCGCTGGCCGGTTCATTCCTGACGGTATGGTTGATCGTGGCCGTGCTGCACGAGGTATTTCCCTTACGGGATCTGTTGCTCTGGGCCGGAGCGCAGGCGGTGCTCACCCTGTGGCGCGCATCGGCCCTCGTCATGTATCCCGGCGTACGCCGCCGCCGAAAGGAGCGTGCGAGCCGCGCCGACACCGGCGGCGTCGACATCGCTGCAGTCCGACGGTGGGACTGGCGGGTGCGCGTCGGCTCGCTCGCCGCGGGCCTGCTCTGGGGCGTTCCGCTCGCCGTCTGGCTCTGGCAGGCGCCCGCCGCCCAGCAAACGTTCCTCATCGTCGGGCTGCTCACGCTGGGCACCGGCGCGATCTACGCGTACTGTATACATCCACCGGTGTTGCTGGCGTTCGAAGTGCCCTACTACGCGCCCAGTTTCGTCGCGTTGGCCGCCCTTGGCGGCACCATTCCGACCACGCTCGCGGTTGCGGGGTCGGTCTATCTGGCGGTCACCTTCGCATTTGCCTACCGGATGTACCTCACGCAAATCGACTCGCTTTCGATGCGCTTCGAGAACGACGACCTGATGGCGCGGCTCGCCGTGGAGCGCGACGCCGCCGAGCGCAGCAATCTGGCCAAATCTCGCTTTCTTGCCGCCGCCAGCCACGATCTGCGGCAACCGGTGCATGCCCTGAGCCTTTATGTCGGCGTGCTGCGCGAGCAGCAACTCAACGCGCGCAGCCGCCAACTGGTCGACCACATCGGTCGCGCGACCCTCGCAATGGGACAACTCTTCGACGGGCTGCTCAACATCTCACGGCTGGATGCCGGCGTGATCCAGCCCAAACCCCGAACCCTGAGACTTGCGCCGATCATCGATCAACTCCAGTTGGAATATGCACCGCAAGCGGCAGCGAAAGGGTTGATCCTGCGCGTTCACGCGGCCCGCAATAGCGAGGCGGTCGCCGTGCGTTCCGATCCGGTGTTGCTCGAACGCGTACTGCGCAACCTGCTCGACAACGCCATTCGCCATACGATGCGAGGCGGCGTGCTCATCGGCTGGCGTCGACGCGGGCCTCACATCCTCATCGAAGTCTGGGACACCGGCGTCGGCATCTCCGACACCGATCTCGACAAGATATTTCTGGAGTTTCATCAGGTCGGAAACCCGGAACGCGATCGATCGAAGGGATTGGGCCTCGGGTTGGCCATCGTACGGCGCACCGCGGATTTGCTCGACCACCCGCTGACCGTGCGTTCCGTGCCGGAGCGCGGCAGTGTCTTCAGATTGCGCGTGCCGATTGCCGACGCTCAGGCGGTGCGTCCCGCACACGAGGCACCATCAGGCGGGCTCTCGTCACATGACAGATCGGGGCAAAACGACGGCCCCCTCATTTGCGTGATCGAGGACGACGCGGAAAACCTTCACGGGCTCTGTCTGCTGCTCGACACTTGGGGTTATCGCACGGTCAGGGGCGCCAGCGGCGAGGAGATCGTGCTCGCCGCCGTGGCGGCACGAGCGAGGCCGGCCCTGATCGTCAGCGACTTCCGCTTGCGCGACCACGAAACGGGCATCGACGCGATCGATCGTCTGCACGAAGAGTTCGGCGACGACTCCATTCCGGCGATTCTGATGAGTGGGGACACCGATCCGCAGCGCCTCGTGGAAGCGTCGGCACGCGCATGGCCATTGCTGCACAAGCCGGTGGACGCTCAACTGCTGCGCCGCACAATCGAACAGACGCTTGGCGCGCAGTCCAGCCCTCAGGATATCGTGCGCGACGCCTGA